The Scylla paramamosain isolate STU-SP2022 unplaced genomic scaffold, ASM3559412v1 Contig21, whole genome shotgun sequence genome segment CTCATACAAAACTcacttttatgaagaaacaaaaaaaaaattaacaaaacatttattttcaaatattttgagcttgttacatacaaaaacgccaaatacaaaaaaaaagttccatatttggataaatgaaaaaaaaaaaaaaacattacatgtatttcaactttttttcacatttttcgaTTCCACAGCCACAAAATCAAAGTATATTATCTGGGGAGAGAaaacgacatttctagaaacgtgtctcttgagtgttcaTGAACATTTTAGGCACCAATGCACTTAATAGAATGTTAAGCATCTtataggagagaagaaaacattacaaaaaaaactgtcgtattagtgttttttagctatATACTTACCAtatcgctaaaacacatgcaaaacagcatttatggaaaaacagaacagccttaccaaaaacgtgtatttggagtgtttttgagcttgttacgtagaaaaacgccaaaatgcatgcaacttAGGCAAAGACATTACAAAgagatttttaggtaccaaaacgctaaaatgcataaatatgcataaaaatatgcataaaatgcataaagaataataaataaataataaataataaatgaatatgcATAAAAtgcataatgaataataaaaaaaaagtattttaaatgtttttcagcttcttacgcacAAAATCGCCAAAACACATGCCAAGTACCCAATaatgggaaatgaaaaagacactgcgagaaacgtgtattatgagtgttttaagcttcttatgtaacaaaatcgtaaaaaaaaacatgaatagtactgtatatggagaaagagaacaactttataaaaaaaaatgtattttgagtgtatttcatattgttaggtactaaaatgccaaaatgtctGGAAAGCAAACTATaattggaaaggaaacgatatttctaGAAACatatgttttgaatgtttatgagcacaaaaacgataaaaaaaaaaaagtatttaaaggtccctatatgggaaaacaaaacattaccaaaaacatgtatttggagtgtttttgagatatttacttaccaaaactctaaaatgaatgcaaaacaccatttacagagaaaagaataactttacaaaaaagtaagtatttttagtgtttttgagcttgttacgtccaaaaatgccaaaaagcatggaaagtaccctatatggacaagcgaaaagacattacgaggaatgtgtattatgagtgttcttgagcttcttcggtaccaaaacgtgaaaacactttaaaagcactctatatgaagaaacaaaacaatattaccaaaaacgtgtagtttgagtgttttttacattaagTATGAAAATGCCAAAACGTATCCAAAGCATTTCCAGTAACGcgtctattgagtgtttatcGGTGTATTACgcattaaaacgctaaaaagcatggaaattatgctatatggaaaaacaaaacaacattaacaaaatcatggCTTTGGAGAATTTCTATGctacttacgtaataaaacgctaaaacgcatgcaaaacacactttattcaGGACCAGTAtaatattaccgaaaacaaatattttgacagttttgagtttgttagttagaaaaatgccaaaatgcaataAGCAAACCTTTTTgggaacgaaaagacattacaagaaacgtgtattattagtgtttttgagtttcttacgtatcaaaactctaaaacgcatgaatagcactaagaagctcaaaaacaatcaaaagttataattttcgtaatgttttgtattccaataaaggGTGAGTTCTCTTTTTTATAGCGTTTCAGTGGCTAACACGCTCAATACACACAGaagacacgcttctggtaatgtcggtTCCTTTCCActtattggaggctttgcatgtattttagcattttggtaactaacaaagtgaaaaaccctaaaaatacATGAGTTAATAATGTTGTTGTgctatccatgcgttttagtgttttcataccttagaagctcaaaaacactcataacacatatttatcgtaatgtcttttagtttccccatagggttcttttcatgcattttgacgtttttctatgtaacaagtgTTTCTAAGTGTTTCAGTGTTtctaagcgtgttaggcaccaaaacgaaaaaaaaaaaaaaacatacaaactacacctgtatgagaaaaaaaatgaataaaaatttttttaaactttttttcagtaCTTTTTGAGCTACATAAGCAACAAAACTCGAAAATGCTCGCAAAAAAAATACTTCGTGGACAAATAGTATAattttagcaaaaaaaaaatgtattttggatattttgagcttcttacgtagaaaatgcaaaaatatgtgcaaagtactctatatggggaacgaaaagacattgtattgtgagtatttttttaacttgggtaataaaatgctaaaacgcatcaaTAGTACTCTAtgtgaaaaacagaaaaacattatcaaaatagtgtattttgagtgttttttcacattattaggtaccaagagtctaaaatgcatgcagagatccctatatggggaaatgaaatgacattaccagaaatgtgtcttttgagcgtgAAGCATGGAAATCTCCTTATACAGgagtacaaaacaacattatggaaaacatgtcttttcagtgtttttcagtttcttgcgtaccaaaacactaaaatgcatgcaaaacaccttttatggacaaggagaataacattatcaataacatgtattgttaattttttggagcttgttaaatacaaaaatgccaaaatggatgcaaagtacactataatgggaaaaaaaaaaacgccattttcagaaacgtcttttttagtgtttatgagtttGTTACACAccaaatcgcaaaaaaaaagtactgtacgaaagcaccctacatgaaaaaaaaaaatctttttagtgtatttgagctacttgcgtaccaaaacatgtaaaacaccctttatggagaaacagaacaattttaccaaaaaaacgtatatttttaatgttttaaacTTGTTACGAacaaaaactcaaataaaacgccctatatgagaaaatgaaaagacattataagaaatgtcggtaaaagacatgaatagcaTGCtgtattgagaaaaagaacatcaccaccaataacgtgtaattttagtgtatttcatgttgttaggtgtaaaaacgacaaaatggatacaaagcacactatataaggaaattaaattacttttccagaaatgtgtcttttgagtgtaatgagcttgttaggcaccaaaacgctaaaaagcatcttaatgtattttcgttttctacatatagtgtactttacatgtattttgtctttttttgtaagtaacaagcgcAAAAATACGCAAAATActcctctttggtaatgttattctgtctctccgtaaagggtgttttgcatgtttttaagctttttcataggtaagaaattgaaaactctcaaaagacacgttcttagtaatgttgtttttgtatttccatataaggtgatttaattttttttttttttttttttttttttagcgatttCGTTCCTAACACGATGAGTAAACAcccaaaagatacgtttctggtgatgtcatttcgtttccccatatatgtggctttgcatgaattttggtgtttaggtacctaataaactgaaaataacatgcacgttttttggtaatgctgttctatttctcGATATGGAGTGCTGCTCATACCCTTTGGGATTCTAGTACCCAAGAAGCtcgaaaactctcataatacatatttcttctAATGCCTTCTTGTTTCCACATATAGACTAGTTTCTACATATTTTGTCACTTCTCTatgtagcaagctcaaaaacattcaaaatacacacttttggtaaagttatacttttctccataaagatttCTTGGATGCGTTTCAGCATATTgctatgtaagtagctcaaaaacaccgaaaaaagacgttttttggtaatattattttgtttacgaattcagggtgctttccatgctttatataatttataacaagctcaaaacactcaaaataatagtttttggcaatgttattctgtttcttcgtaaagggtgttttacatgtgttttttttttgcgtttctggtaatgttttttttttgctttttggtaatgttgttttctttccgataccttttcatgccttttagtgttttggtaactaagaagctcaaaaatatcgtaataaacgtttctcgttatgtgttttcgtttcccatatatagagttctttccttggattttgtcttttttttttttatgtagcaagctcaaaaacactctggTAAATTAATAGTTTCTCTACAACAATTTTTTTGTATGcgatttagagttttggtacataagaccgaaaacactcaaaagacacgttttttttttttttttttcatgtttttttttgttttatttttttttttttttttttatcattttatagccaaacacgctcaaaacactcgagacccgtttttggtattgattcgttttcccatataagcggttttgcatgcatataggagttttgatacctaccaatgtgaaaaatgctcaaaattcacgtggtaatattcttttccttctctatataGAATGCTACTCAtgtgttttcgcgttttggcaccgaataaaaaagaaaaaaaacactcatgatacacatttctcgtaaagtcttttcatttctccatatatggtgatttgcatgcattttgtcgtttttgtacgtaacaagctcaaaatgaCTCAATACACctgtttttgacaatgttattcttttttttttccgaaaggattttttttttccatgcgtttcagcgatttggtacgtaaaaatctgaaaaaaaaatgtttattccCAAATAGGGtagtttgtgtgtatatatatatatatatatatatctatatatatatatatatatatatatatatatatatatatatatatatatatatatatatatatatatatatatatatatatatatatatatatatatatatatatatatatatatatatatatatatatatatatatatatatttatttatttatttatttatatatatatatatatatatatatatatatatatatatatatatatatatatatatatatatatatatatatatatatatatatatatatatatatatatatatatatatatatatatatatatatatatatatatatatatatatatatatatatatatatatatatatatatatatatatatatatatatatatatatatatatatatatatatatatatatatatatatatatatatattcatttatatatatatatttttttttcttttcttttctttggcgctttggtgcctaaagcgcttaaaaacactcaaaagacacatttataGCAAAGCCGATTTGTTTACCCATATAAGGAGCttagcatacattttggcgttttggtacctaacaatgcgaATACgcccaaaatacacgtttttggtaatgtttgttgtttctcgatatattgtgcttttcatacattttagcgttttgctacctatgaagatcaaaaacactcataaaacacttttcttgtaatatcttttcgttttctcatataggatactttgcattttagcatttttctacgtaacatactccaaaacactcaaaatacttcttttttggtaatgttattatgtttctctataaagggtgctttccatgcgttgtagcgttttggtacataagtagctcaaaaacactgaagagacttttttttttatcatataaggtgttttccaaGTTTTTTATCTTTCTACTGCCTtgcaagctcataaacactcaaaagatacgtttcaggaaatctcgttttctttccccatatagggtgctttacttgcattttggagttttggtaaacaacaatgtaaaatacattagaaatacatgtttttggtaatgatctctttcccaatattgagtgctattcatgcaatttagcctttcttttattttttttacctaataagCATGTAATGTCTGTTTAATTTAATAATACATGTTTCATTCATTGAATTTTGGGATGTTTATGCGtagcaagctgaaaaaaaaagcaaaatacttgtttttttgctaatttaattgtgtttctccataaagtgtcttttgcatttctttttttttttggcgttttgggacggaataagctcaaaacactcaaaagacacgtttttggtattgttgttttcttttcccatattgagttttattccattctttttagcgtttcggtgccttaaacgctcaaaaacactcgaaagatacGTTtgtggaaatatcgtttcctttaaaAAATATAGGGAGGTTTGCAGGAATTATGCCGTTATGGCACATAACAAtctgaaatacacgtttttagtaatgttgttttgtttctcaatatagagtccTATTCAgtgtttcggtacctaagaagctcaaaccactcaaaatacttgattttcgtaatgttgttctgtttctgcagatagaatgctattcatgcgttttagcattcaGTAAAGGagcctaaaaacactcatagtaatCGTAATgactttcccatatagggtgctttgcatgcattttggcattatggcaactaacaatgtgaaatatatttaAGATGAgggattttgttaatgttgttctgtttctccacatagtgtgctattcatgcgtggtagcgttttgatacctaaagaactcaaaaacacggataatatacgtttcttgtaatgttgcgTTTTAGAGTtgtggtacgtaagaagttcgaaaacactaaaaaaatagatcttttcgtaatattgtttcgttttctcatataaaatgaaattcatgctttttagctttttggtgactaacaccctcaaaacactcaaagtacatgtttcttgtaatgtttcatttccccatatgaaAAGCTATTCCAGGTATtgtggcgttttggtacctaacacaatgaaaacactcaatatacatgtttttgataatgttctgttctTCCATATAAgtgctattaacgcgttttaccgttttggtacctatgaagctcaaaaaactcataatacacatttttcgtaatgtcttttcattacttcatttgggatactttgcatgcattatggtgattttgtacctaacaagttcaaaaagaCTCGAGATACACGTTTATGtaaagttattgtttttctgaataaagcttgttttgcatacgttttagccaTGGATCAATAAAACTTTGCTGCAAAAATGTAGGAGATAACCACTTATTGTATTTTCCCGTAAACCAATCTAGATTATTGAATACCATGCAACACAACAAAGTTTTTTATCTTGAATATTGAGTCTAAAACAAGTCTTGCCTGCCTTTAAAAATTTTAACATGCATTAAAGCCTTAGAAACATACTCATTTTCAATAAATCACGATGatttttgtcaaaaaaaaaaaagatcacttAATATTcaggacaaaaaaaattttcttgaGCTGAGATGGACTTTTTTCTGTCACCAGCCTGCCACCCTCAAGAAGGGAAGGCCCAGAGCTGCCTTCAAATATAAAATTAGTTGAATGCAATATCCCCTTTCAGTATGCCAGAGTCAGTGAAGAGCATGGGACAGACATAGGCAACTTTCAAAAGTAAACAATAATTGCTTGGAGCTCATTTTGGGGTGAGGACTATGTACAGTGCATTATATGAACCTTTTGCCACAAGATGTGCTGGCATGCTAAACATGAGCACTTTTATATGACTTATATGTACTCGTAAGTTAAACATTTCAAAAAGGCAGGTGGAACTCACTGTGGgtaattttcatgtaaataagtgaaaaatttATTTGtaagacattaaaaaaataggGCTCAGTTTTTTTAAGATATACAGCAACTCTCATTATCTTTTCATGTCTCCTAAATTTCTGCTATGATATTTATTGTCTATATCAATTTTGTGAGGTGATACTTTGATGAAGAGCTCCTTGCATGAACGTAAGAAAGTTAAGGTAATTAGGAGCTCCTTTTTGGCCAGCAGCTCAGTAGTGGAATCACGTAGTGACAGAGAGCTTGGAAAGTCTCCCATTAGTGCGGCATCCAGTCCAGTCTTGTGTCTACTTGGTCTGTTCTTCATTATCAATGTGGCATTACAATAAGGGACAGATTTTCAATCCCTTTGATCCAGGTCAGTCACTTTTTTCACCTTCAAGATATATGTACAAAAACTATGAAAATATGTATACACACTATTCCTTCCTCAACACTCAAGACCATGGAGAactacacatgcacacattcactcacatatatatacatacttgtacatacacacatttacTCACTCATATATActtgtacatacacacatacatacaacagagagagagagagagagagagagagagagagagagagagagagagagagagagagagagagagagagagagagagagagagagagagagaataatctaGGACAGCTACCTAAGCAGTCACAAGAAAAATCTGGTTGTCAAAACTATTAGGATCAAACTCAAAATTTTTTCCTAGGGCAGTGTGACAATCTTTTTGGATGAAAACCTTACTTATTTCTTCATCAATAACATCCTGAGACCCCTTGATACATGCACCTCTTGttgtaacgctcctttttattatttctgtgtttctttgagtctccccaataattgttttcttttgtagcttgcggtgaagaggaggataatagcggtaattaaaggtttagtgattatatgaaaaagtatatttataaggcgtgtattcgtgggagtgatttagaagtcttgaaacatttgttataaatagtctttacttatttcaactgtggttttctctaatcagtggtaatacgaataataggattacatcatgttgcgtcagcctaccagtaactcataaggtgtcattccctagcttataaaatatatTAGTAATTtaaaattcaattattaacttcaactaatgtccagcctatatgctcaccttgctagccaattattcctgcatttttatttaaactcacggttcagtaaaattatttgtgaaagaagagagagagagaactagctaaggttccaataacttcagaggcctgtgggtgttgagggagagagcacagaatggcgtctcccttccctctggcaacaggtgggtctcgtagctctgaaatatttgatttttcttttatttagaagtgaatattactgtgttcatgtttattattcatgtctctagtgaagatatagtaacagtacgtgttgacagaatggcgtctcccttccctctggcaacagataaaatagccggtgttggtcccacgtggagacaggccacagagtcttgggaaagtgttagccatgtaatgtttctttggTCAAGTATAGTCTACTGTGAGTGTGTTGTGggcaatattattgccgtagagaagtgatggatgaaggctgtgacgctatttagggatataacggtgcccagaatcaatggtactcttgaggagttataaaagtaattattttcttgtgtattcgtagtgttaagtaacggagtataagtgtatatgccataccagaatttcaagtgccttttctttttttttctagattaactactcgataaagtgtcatagtgggtcagtcaacccaaagaatcccatcagtattattcatttaattatttttgctattttcatattttttcgttcctcctaataaagccacactgtaggtactgtgtgataattaacctctccctaccctctggccatgacgatgaaggcgagaaccattaccaatcaaaaatgtttttctttttttctattgtgtgtgcgtgcttcacctcttctctcttcctcttctttttttcttcttcaccgtgaagatctttgcctcgtctcattagagctctgatcggaccggtgaggaggagggaggaggggggggtggcGTTACATTGTGTTCAATGAACTGGTAGATGATCATTTAACTAAAATTACATGATTTTCATCATTGATGATCTTGCAGTTGGGAAGGAAATAGTGTTTTATCAATTCCCATTTATCTTTCAGATTTTAATTTTGCATGACAAAACTATGTACAATACTACAAGAAGAGAATGTGATATTGCACAAAGTTTCTATAGGAAAGCAGACCTACCCTACCTCTGTAGTGGGAAAAAAGCTTCCTGTAATGAGATGTACCAAATTTTATTGATATGCACACATGAGCACACACCTGTAAAACACATCATGATAGAAGTTGCACACCTCAGCCAGGAATGTGTACACTTCACCAGCCACACTGACAGCAAACATCAACTGCTGGTCCTCCGTTGCTGTGTGAGAGTTGCGTCCTTTACTCTTGAGGCATGACTCCCATCTGCAGAGTTTGGAATGTGCTGCTTCATCTTTCTCTATCATCATGCATGTCctaattttttcttacagtaCTGATACAGAAAGTTCCCAGAACAAAGTCATcaagactataaaaaaaaatactaaacttGTCCCAGCAATAAAACAATGTTATATGTACCTGATCAGTTCTCAAATTTGATAAGACCCACTGATACCCATTCCTTCAAGGATGTGACCAAGACTGAGgtctccattccttcctgcaggccacacagtcacacactgCACTGCTGTCTTTAATTACATTCATCAAAGAATGAACTTTCACCATCAAGTTCACAACAGAATGAAAAATTAGGTCCTTACCAAATTCTTGAGAATTCCATCAAAGAATCTGAGATGAGCTGGTTGATTGAAGAACTACTAGGAAATATATTCATCTCTTTCATGTTACAATCATTCATAACTGcattgaaatttctgaaataggtaagtacaataattttgttgaatataaatattcataatacatccAATAACCTCAATTCAAGTAATACCTCAGCCTTGTAGTTAATTTTTTGGCAGCAATATTTTTTGCAAACAAGTATATGCACACTCCCATGATATTACAAAATACAATACTAGTTGCTATCAATCAGCCTGAATCACAACCTTATAATGCCTTGGAGCTGAGCATAGGACACAATCTTGGAGTATGCAGGGAAATGTGTGGTGAGATTTCTCAACATGTCAGTTTCAGCTTCTACCCACTGCCTGAGAGAACTCTCAATATCCTGCAATCAAAGTTCACATCACTATATTGTATTCTAATAATATAAGgattaattttacttcggcaaatcacttgtctgctagattgtgccgttcacatgagatacactacacttcgccTGAAGTTCGCCACACAGTTACTACGCAGACACCACACAAGTCGGACGTCGGTCCTGACTCCTGTTCTGTTGTTACGACTTCTGTTATCGAGGAGTGATAGGAATattacagttttcttgtttggattgtgtattatgatttccaTTACCTGTTATAAGGGTAGAATATTGTCTTTAgttatccgttacctgattatAGGGCGGAGTATTGCCTATGGATGTCCGTTACCTGATGAGGGCGGAGTGTTGCCTATTTGAATCCGTTACCTGATTTAAGGGCGGATTATGGACTATAAATATCCGTTACCTTGTATAAGGGCGGATTATTGGTTATATGATATCCGTTACTTGG includes the following:
- the LOC135097471 gene encoding uncharacterized protein LOC135097471, with translation MQQTIQLSILTVPWMQDVWLKENFTQQVDPSTAGRQDCSGSVDIESSLRQWVEAETDMLRNLTTHFPAYSKIVSYAQLQGIIRNFNAVMNDCNMKEMNIFPSSSSINQLISDSLMEFSRI